A genomic window from Pecten maximus chromosome 4, xPecMax1.1, whole genome shotgun sequence includes:
- the LOC117325892 gene encoding uncharacterized protein LOC117325892, giving the protein MEDLKRTVEHSTSHNRVVLYGSQEGEWQWRDWKTFFKPVFRAVPGIQTFHHFKFSSERPGEVFVRKDVGGPETTVRLLKRGKSVPTGLPSRLEPAGTSSARSKYLCGSIRQFVKDPHKDELCPPPLTEE; this is encoded by the exons ATGGAGGATCTTAAGCGGACTGTGGAACATTCAACATCACACAACCGTGTTGTTCTGTATGGAAGCCAGGAAGGAGAGTGGCAGTGGAGAGACTGGAAGACATTCTTCAAGCCAGTGTTTCGGGCAGTCCCTGGTATCCAGACATTTCATCACTTCAAGTTTTCTTCAGAAAGACCAG gTGAGGTTTTTGTGCGGAAAGATGTAGGTGGCCCGGAGACAACAGTACGCCTGCTGAAGAGAGGGAAGTCTGTGCCGACTGGTTTGCCAAGCAGACTGGAGCCAGCAGGAACATCCTCAGCAAGGTCCAAGTATCTTTGTGGAAGTATTCGACAGTTTGTGAAGGATCCCCACAAGGATGAGTTGTGTCCACCACCTCTTACAGAGGAATGA